TTCCCACGTGACAAATTTCAGCCAAAGGAAGGGAGCAGAAAAGATGTGGAAAACTCCCAGCTCACATCCTTAAAAGGAGGGTCCTTAAATGGAGGCTGCTTGCTCTCCAGTATCTCTTTGCCCTTTCCTGCTTTCCGTAACAAAGTTATAGCGATGATGACTTGGCTTCAAATGTCTTGAAGAGGCTGACACTTTAGGAGAATGGTTCCCAAATTGTGGTCCCCAAACCAGCTGTAGCTGCAGCAGTGGCACCTGGGGCTTTGTGAGAGaggcaaattctcaggccccatccaagacctgctgaatcagaaactctggggcaTGGGGCCCAGGACTGTGTTTCCAAAAACcgtccaggggattctgatgcacaaTCAAGTTTGAGGACCAGAGCTGGGAGATGTGGAGCAACCAGGTAGAAGGAAACTGGGTCCATGGATCACCTCAGCAGGTAGGGCCGACCTACTCCCTGCCCCACCTACCAGTGTGGCTATTTACATGAGAAAATCAATCCATCTCACTAAAGCCTCTGTTATGTGGTCTTTGGTAAATCAATACCTTAATCGACAGTATATTTAAATACACCCCTTGATTCttcttgaattaaaaattttaggcATACACCACACAACCATCAGAAATGGCTACtcttgggttggccaaaaagttcgttcggatttTTTCCATAATGAACCTTCTGGCcaactcaattttcttttttttttttttttttttgctgtacgtgggcctctcaccgttgtggcctctcctgttgcggagcacaggctccggacgcgcaggctcagcggccatggctcacgggcccagccgctccacggcatgtgggatcttcccagatgcacgaacccgcgtcccctgcatcggcaggcggattctcaaccactgcaccgccagggaagccctggccaactcaatattaaacaaaaaaattatttttaaaaaaaggaaaagactaagTTGGCAAGGattggagaaactggaacccttgtgtactggtggtgggaacgtaaaatggtgccGCCACTGTGGAACACAGCTgggcatttcctcaaaaaattaaaaatagaattaccatttgattcaacaattctacttctggttGAAACTTGAGGACCTTGAatagtacctcatataagtggaatcatacactatcttttgtgactgccttatttcacttagcataatgtcctcaaggttcatccatgttgtagcatgtgttaaaatttccttcctttttaaggctgaatcatattccattccTACAGCTAGGAGTACCCATGTAACATAGCTCTAGACAATGAGATGTAAGCAGAAATCTACCAGAGTCAGCTAAGAAAGATTTGACCTCCTGTCTCAAATTTAGATACAATGCCTGGAGCTGTGGCCTCCATCCTGTGACCATGATGTAAAAGCCAAGAGAATCAGAGAGACTTCAGTTAACAGCAGTAGCCTCCCTCTAGACTTCTGTGGGAAAAAACTTACGTGCACACCACTGATGGGCAGGTCtgctgttacttgcagccaaaagcattTATAACTAATACACTTGGTCAAGTTATATCACCTCTGTCTCCCCAACCGGAATGTAGGTTCCACAGTGGCAGAAAACATGACTTTGTTCACCACTATGTGACCAGCCCTTCCTCTCCCAGCCAGTGCTCGGCAGAGACCACACAGATGGAATGAGTGTTTGTGGTTATTCATCCAAAACCTAACAATACCTTCCTTTGGGGTTGACTGAAATAATCATGCAAGATGCTTAAAATAGCACTTGGTACACAGTAAGCCTTCAAAAAACAGATGTAGCCGAATGTCTCCACCATGGCTACCAGGCCACCTCCCACTTCCTCCCGACTTCCCCTGGGAAGCTTTGCTCAGACGGCTGGCTCTTCATCACAGGGTACCCCACAACTGTGCTGCAGCCATCTAGCCCCTTTTGGTGTCACCCTTTTTGGTGACAAGGACCACGTGGAGCTCGCACCTTTGGCTATTCTCTCTTTTCCCTGTCTACGTAAGTAACAAATTGAAGCTAAAGTGGGTCTTGTACATTTACCAGTTCAATCAGTCCCATCTTGGCCTTGACTGTGTGTCGGTGTGTGCTTGACCGTAAGTATTAtgttatttccattattataaTTATCGTCTTTGGTCTAAGACTGCCCTCCGAGCAACTTCTCCTCTCAAAGACAAGACGCACAGCCAGAggaaattcttcattttatttccactcACAACCCCCAGAAAGGATCAGTCTCCGCCCTCCCTCACCTAgaggcagcccctcccccaacaccttcACAAAACACTGATTTCCTCCCAGAGCTAAAATGAACACCCAGCCATTCCCCCCCACCCGCCCACCTCCCCAGCTGCCCACTTACCCACCTGCTCTGTGAACTCGGCCACCTTTTGGTTCCACCCCCAAATGTAGTTCCCCAAGGTCACTTGGCTTATTTTGCTTGTATTCTACGGGCAGCTTTCTTAAAGCCCTCCCTGACTTAGTCTCCAGATGGCTTCCCTGTCCTCCTCTGCATAGACGTTCTGCAGAGATTCCTGGCCTCACTTCCCTGCTTGAGAGACCAGGTTTCCAagctctcccctgcccccccaaTTTCCCATGGACCTCTGTTCCTCAGCTGTTAGTTGAAGGGTATAGATGTTGACTAAGGCCAAACATTCCATGattctggggagggaggaggggagcaaATTCAGAATGGAcaggaaaggaggcaaggataaaaggggagggggagggggaggggaagtttGGACGGCAGCTAGAGGCAGGGGGATGATGGGGGACCTCCCAGCTCAGCCCCAGAAACAGAAGTGAGCCACAGCCGAAGAGCAGCATGCCCGCTATGGCCTGAAGACCCGGCCCAGCTAGCTGGGCCGGGTCCTCTGGCTTCGAGCCTTGTACACTTCGATAAGCAGATCCTTGACGTACTGGATCTCCCGCTCCACCGACTCAGCCCTCTCCCTCAGCTCCCGGTTCCgggcctccagcccctggcactcGCCCTCCAGGGCCTCGCCCTCTGCACGCTTCCTCTGGCGGTACCTCAGAGCTGCTGACTTGTTCTGGTCTCTCTTCTTTTGCTTGCGGTCCCCTCGGGTGGCGGCAGGattggggtagggggtggggcgggagggttgagggggaggagaagggggttGCTGTGGGGGGCACAGGGGCGCCAACCCCGAGTCCCCCTGCTCGGCCTCACTGCGGCAGTAGATGGCCAGCAAGTCGAGGGTGTCCGGGGCCGGGGTCGGGGGGAGGTCaaaggtgggcagggggaggggaagggagagggcggGTGCCGGTGCTGGCTGTGTCGGAGGTGGGGAGGATGGTGGGAGAAGTGGGGCATCAAGGAAGTCTTCCATCTGCTCCAGCTCCTTCTTGAGGAGGGAGGCCATAACTTCCAGgtcaggtgggggtggggaaggtggggggagggcaccTGAGGGCAAGGGGGGCTCCAGAGGGAGGAGGGCTGTAAAGTCCACCCTCTCGGTCATCCAGTCAGAGAAGCTGTCGCCTGGAGGATTGGAGAGGGACAGAAAGCTCCTTGAGTTCCTAAGCCTCCACCCAACCAGGTCCCACTCACGACTACTTCATTCGTCCCATTCGTTGAGTAAAACCACCAACCAGCCAATCAGTCAATCAACCAATCAAGGAATCATCAAACCAGTCAACAGACCAACAGACCAGCCAACTGACCGACCAATTAGCCAAACAGTCAATGAACCAGTCAACCAACCAATGACCCAAACAACAACAGTCAACCAGCCATTTCTTCAACCATTCTAACATCCTCTTTACCGATTAGCCTACATCTGTGGTTTCTTGATTTACCCTC
Above is a window of Phocoena sinus isolate mPhoSin1 chromosome 19, mPhoSin1.pri, whole genome shotgun sequence DNA encoding:
- the ATF5 gene encoding cyclic AMP-dependent transcription factor ATF-5 — translated: MSLLATLGLELDRTLLPASGLGWLVDYGKLPLAPAPLGPYEVLGGALEGGLPAGGEPLAGDSFSDWMTERVDFTALLPLEPPLPSGALPPPSPPPPDLEVMASLLKKELEQMEDFLDAPLLPPSSPPPTQPAPAPALSLPLPLPTFDLPPTPAPDTLDLLAIYCRSEAEQGDSGLAPLCPPQQPPSPPPQPSRPTPYPNPAATRGDRKQKKRDQNKSAALRYRQRKRAEGEALEGECQGLEARNRELRERAESVEREIQYVKDLLIEVYKARSQRTRPS